One window of Botrimarina mediterranea genomic DNA carries:
- a CDS encoding coiled-coil domain-containing protein → MTHEGTKDTTEEMRSPRIAQIDTSSIDPFVSIRAIRGPFLRALGAFVVLFVSLAISGAAEVATDQRQVGIAYDRLETLALRIADAVEETDAARADQIRTAIGEARSLGIGERFDKVVVLLEQERYASARRDQTELATQLEELLRLVMADPNAARLEEERKRLEMLRREIRASLREQRAIRSRTERGEIAELEERQEELADRIERLREPAEETDRLSGRGKESVGKSGDSDGKPKEGQPGEGQPGEGEPGEAEPENGKGEAGEESPSIAGRIESAGEAMRGAQQKLGKQDQSATEEQLEAQRELEAAQREAEERLKQLREEEQQRKLASLAERFRRMHEAQTGLVGDTESRLQAIGDDPAEATSRAGQLAAAKLAGRQGEVGALADQALRVVRADGTSRVFDDALTQALDDIRSAEERLREAQVDSTTLAIEQMVVDALAEMIAAVDESLDDLEKKQQQPPQGAPQSPQGGDQGLVSKLAELRMIRSLQARLMRQTEVWRAARESGEAPADEVSERLAGLADDQRKLAAAAEAVAGGAP, encoded by the coding sequence ATGACCCACGAAGGCACGAAGGACACAACAGAAGAAATGCGGAGCCCGCGTATCGCACAAATCGACACGAGTTCCATCGATCCATTCGTGTCGATTCGTGCGATACGTGGGCCTTTTCTTCGTGCCCTCGGCGCCTTCGTAGTTCTCTTCGTCTCTTTAGCAATTAGCGGCGCGGCGGAGGTGGCGACGGATCAACGGCAGGTGGGGATTGCTTACGACCGGCTCGAGACCCTTGCGCTGCGGATCGCCGACGCGGTCGAGGAGACCGACGCCGCGCGGGCCGACCAGATCCGCACCGCGATTGGCGAGGCGCGGTCGCTAGGGATCGGCGAGCGGTTCGACAAGGTGGTCGTGCTGCTAGAGCAGGAGCGCTACGCCTCGGCGAGACGTGATCAGACCGAACTGGCGACGCAACTCGAAGAGCTGCTCCGGCTGGTGATGGCCGACCCGAACGCGGCGCGACTCGAAGAGGAACGGAAGCGGCTAGAGATGCTGCGGCGCGAGATCAGGGCGTCGCTCCGTGAGCAGCGCGCGATCCGCAGCCGAACCGAGCGCGGTGAGATCGCGGAGCTCGAAGAGCGCCAGGAGGAACTCGCCGACCGTATCGAGCGATTGCGGGAGCCGGCCGAAGAGACCGACCGCCTCAGCGGCCGCGGCAAGGAATCAGTGGGGAAGAGCGGCGACTCCGATGGCAAGCCGAAGGAGGGCCAACCCGGAGAAGGCCAACCCGGAGAAGGTGAGCCCGGAGAAGCTGAGCCCGAGAACGGCAAGGGCGAGGCGGGCGAGGAGAGCCCTTCGATCGCCGGCCGGATCGAGTCGGCCGGGGAGGCGATGCGCGGCGCGCAGCAGAAGCTCGGCAAGCAGGACCAATCGGCTACCGAGGAGCAGCTTGAGGCCCAGCGCGAGCTCGAAGCGGCCCAGCGTGAGGCCGAGGAGCGGCTCAAGCAACTCCGCGAAGAAGAGCAGCAGCGGAAGCTAGCGTCGCTCGCCGAGCGGTTCCGCCGCATGCACGAGGCCCAGACGGGGCTGGTTGGAGACACCGAGAGCCGCCTCCAGGCGATTGGCGACGATCCCGCCGAAGCGACCTCCCGGGCCGGGCAGCTGGCAGCGGCGAAGCTGGCCGGCCGGCAGGGGGAAGTCGGCGCCCTGGCGGACCAGGCCTTGCGGGTGGTGCGGGCGGACGGCACGTCGCGGGTCTTCGACGACGCCCTCACCCAAGCCCTCGACGACATCCGCTCGGCGGAGGAGCGGCTGCGGGAGGCTCAGGTCGATAGCACGACGCTAGCGATCGAGCAGATGGTCGTCGACGCCCTAGCGGAGATGATCGCCGCGGTGGACGAATCGCTCGACGACCTGGAGAAGAAACAGCAGCAGCCCCCTCAGGGCGCCCCCCAGAGCCCCCAGGGGGGCGACCAGGGCCTCGTCTCGAAGCTAGCCGAGCTGCGGATGATCCGATCGCTCCAGGCCCGCCTGATGCGGCAGACGGAGGTCTGGCGGGCCGCTAGGGAGTCGGGAGAGGCCCCGGCGGACGAAGTGTCGGAGCGGCTGGCCGGGCTGGCGGACGATCAGCGGAAGCTGGCCGCCGCCGCCGAAGCCGTCGCCGGCGGGGCGCCGTGA